The Clarias gariepinus isolate MV-2021 ecotype Netherlands chromosome 7, CGAR_prim_01v2, whole genome shotgun sequence genome includes a window with the following:
- the ubl7b gene encoding ubiquitin-like protein 7b, translated as MENPFWHLSLKLHDRPKSVLPFPEDVEPGSYMVATIKQLVSAQLPDSLPDPELIELVHCGCKLKDELTLDSYGIKSGSTLHILKKVWPEPEVKPEPVNRSAAAREFRLLQTAMHANAAYRDAVFKMLSNKESLDQIIVASPGLSSDPVALGVLQDKDLFVQFTDPSLLDVLVRSHPALVNAIILILHSVTSSMPGQSNASSSHSAPASSYSEMPGGFLFEGMSDDDEDFQSGNRAGSSQRPRPPTNLSGGGATGPRPITQSELATALALANTPESSAVTPVPGSQDVSTGSSSSAGTAGGSGAGTPVTSSILSRALQQALEASGVTPLRARWQTQMQQLRDMGIRDEALALRALQATDGDLQAALDLIFAGGGGL; from the exons ATGGAAAATCCATTTTGGCATCTGTCTCTTAAGCTCCACGACAGACCGAAGTCAGTGTTGCCATTCCCGGAGGATGTTGAACCTGGAAGCTACATGGTAGCCACCATTAAGCAGCTGGTCTCAGCACAGTTACCAGACTCACTGCCGGATCCGGAGCTCATag agCTTGTGCACTGCGGATGTAAACTCAAAGATGAACTGACCTTAGATTCCTACGGGATCAAATCTGGATCTACGCtgcacattttaaagaaagtgtGGCCTGAACCCGAGGTCAAGCCTG AGCCTGTGAACAGAAGTGCTGCAGCCAGAGAGTTTAGACTTCTTCAGACTGCTATGCACGCCAATGCTGCTTACAGAGATGCT GTGTTTAAGATGCTAAGCAATAAGGAGTCTCTGGATCAGATCATTGTGGCTTCCCCGGGACTCAGCTCAGACCCTGTAGCATTAG GTGTCCTACAAGATAAGGATCTGTTTGTGCAATTCACAGACCCCAGTCTGCTTGACGT CTTGGTCCGATCCCATCCAGCGCTGGTTAATGCCATTATTCTGATCCTCCATTCTGTGACGAGCAGCATGCCTGGCCAATCAAATGCAAGCTCCTCCCACAGCGCCCCTGCCAGTTCCTACAGTGAAATGCCAG GAGGGTTTCTGTTTGAAGGCAtgtctgatgatgatgaggatttCCAATCA GGAAATCGTGCAGGCTCGTCCCAGCGCCCGAGACCGCCGACCAATCTGAGCGGTGGTGGCGCTACAGGGCCTCGACCCATCACTCAGAGTGAGCTAGCTACAGCGCTGGCTTTGGCTAATACCCCAGAAAGCAGTGCGGTCACACCCGTTCCGGGCAGCCAA GACGTGTCCACTGGCAGCTCTTCATCAGCAGGAACGGCAGGGGGATCAGGAGCAGGGACTCCCGTCACGAGCAGTATACTGAGTCGGGCTCTGCAGCAAGCTCTGGAGGCGTCAGGAGTGACCCCTCTACGG GCACGCTGGCAGACCCAGATGCAGCAGCTGAGAGACATGGGCATCAGAGACGAAGCGCTGGCATTACGAGCCCTCCAGGCTACAGACGGAGACCTGCAAGCAGCACTCGATCTTATTTTCGCTGGAGGAGGAGGACTCTGA